The proteins below are encoded in one region of Bosea sp. BIWAKO-01:
- a CDS encoding methyl-accepting chemotaxis protein, which produces MTLGNIRISIKIAAAMLIVGLIGVAATILGSVQLSKVDSTYSELINSRSKATLATARSARAANDILAQAYKVIAYPRDTDGARNAQSQLQRSYGQALELLKEGQSHLPERAAEYDALTKQVTDIKVGVDRALYYGANDENERALAVMDELDGKLTAVVRNITDFNNALGKDTETTSARLSSETKRTIAIVIGGSLLGLLIGLGGAMWMSAKSITGPLARLKGTMERLAASDFDAEIEGQTRRDEVGEMARAVLIFKENGLEMRRLEAQTTEQERLTGAERRRNEAERQRVEAERAMLAKEQQHVVGLLAAGLEMLAQGDLTYRIDDNVAADYLKLRDDFNGAVNRLSETVATIQTTSVDVANAAREINMGADDLSKRTEEQASSLEETAATTEELAASVKASALSSRQAVLLANEATEVAEKGGAIVTDAVAAMARIEQASRKISDITSVIDEIAFQTNLLALNAAVEAARAGDAGKGFAVVASEVRTLAQRSSEAAKDITSLISESGAEVAQGVGLVRSAGEALGKIVEASKKVSATVSDISAASAEQANGIDEMSQTVAHMDEMTQQNAALAEESAASASSLTGQIQRLNGLVSSFRIKEERVPQQRRMDTKGEAGFGFGLRRSA; this is translated from the coding sequence ATGACGTTAGGTAATATTCGTATCAGCATCAAGATCGCAGCTGCGATGCTGATTGTCGGGTTGATTGGCGTGGCCGCAACGATTCTTGGCAGCGTGCAGTTGAGCAAGGTCGACAGCACTTATTCCGAGCTGATCAATTCGCGCAGCAAGGCGACGCTTGCCACTGCCCGTTCGGCGCGCGCCGCAAATGATATTCTGGCTCAGGCCTACAAGGTCATTGCCTATCCTCGCGACACGGATGGTGCGCGCAATGCCCAGAGCCAGTTGCAGCGCTCCTATGGTCAGGCACTCGAGCTGCTGAAGGAGGGACAGTCCCACCTTCCGGAGCGGGCCGCCGAATACGATGCCCTGACCAAGCAGGTCACCGACATCAAGGTGGGCGTCGATCGCGCGCTCTATTACGGCGCTAATGACGAAAACGAGCGGGCGTTGGCCGTGATGGACGAACTCGACGGCAAGCTCACCGCTGTCGTCCGCAACATCACCGATTTCAACAACGCGCTCGGAAAGGATACCGAGACGACCAGCGCAAGGTTGAGCTCGGAGACCAAGCGCACCATCGCCATTGTCATCGGCGGCAGCCTGCTTGGCCTGTTGATTGGCCTGGGTGGTGCGATGTGGATGTCAGCGAAGAGCATCACCGGCCCCTTGGCCCGGTTGAAGGGCACGATGGAGAGGCTCGCCGCCAGCGATTTCGATGCCGAGATCGAGGGCCAGACGCGACGCGACGAAGTCGGCGAGATGGCTCGGGCCGTGCTGATCTTCAAGGAGAACGGCCTCGAGATGCGCCGGCTTGAAGCTCAGACCACCGAGCAGGAGCGCCTGACCGGTGCAGAGCGTCGCCGCAACGAGGCAGAGCGCCAGCGCGTCGAGGCGGAACGGGCGATGCTCGCCAAGGAACAGCAGCATGTCGTCGGGCTGCTCGCAGCTGGCCTGGAAATGCTCGCTCAGGGCGATCTGACCTATCGCATCGACGACAATGTCGCTGCCGACTACCTCAAGCTCCGCGACGACTTCAACGGCGCGGTGAACCGCCTCTCCGAGACCGTCGCGACAATCCAGACGACCTCGGTCGACGTCGCCAATGCCGCACGCGAGATCAACATGGGCGCCGACGACCTTTCGAAGCGCACCGAGGAGCAGGCCTCCTCGCTCGAGGAAACCGCCGCGACGACAGAAGAGCTCGCGGCATCCGTCAAGGCATCGGCCTTGTCGTCCCGCCAGGCCGTGCTGCTGGCCAACGAGGCGACCGAAGTGGCCGAGAAGGGCGGCGCGATCGTCACCGATGCCGTCGCCGCGATGGCGCGGATCGAGCAGGCCTCGCGCAAGATCTCGGATATCACGTCGGTTATCGACGAGATCGCCTTCCAGACGAACCTGCTTGCGCTCAACGCGGCTGTCGAGGCAGCACGCGCTGGCGATGCCGGCAAGGGCTTTGCCGTGGTCGCCTCGGAGGTCCGCACCCTGGCCCAGCGCTCCTCGGAAGCGGCCAAGGACATCACCTCGCTGATCAGCGAATCGGGTGCCGAGGTCGCACAAGGTGTCGGCCTGGTCCGTTCGGCCGGCGAGGCTCTCGGAAAGATCGTCGAAGCCTCGAAGAAGGTCTCCGCCACTGTCTCGGACATCTCGGCAGCCTCGGCCGAGCAGGCCAACGGCATCGATGAGATGAGTCAGACCGTCGCCCACATGGACGAGATGACTCAGCAGAACGCAGCCCTGGCCGAGGAGAGCGCCGCGTCGGCCAGCTCGCTCACCGGCCAGATCCAGCGCTTGAACGGCCTCGTCTCCAGCTTCCGGATCAAGGAAGAGCGGGTGCCGCAGCAGCGCAGGATGGACACCAAGGGGGAGGCCGGGTTCGGCTTTGGCCTGCGCCGTAGCGCTTGA
- a CDS encoding dipeptidase, with amino-acid sequence MALAKTPVQDNAYAAALALLERAPLIDGHNDLPYVIRLDAKAKGDVAAYDLTKVHPETDTDIPRMQAGKLAGQFFAAYVPPNHPKPAGFALAQIALMQNVLAKHPKVFRPGLSAADVEAAKTEGRIALFMTIENGSAIDNELDALDAYSALGVRLMTLCHNGTHDWCDSATDAPRHNGLSAFGKDVVRRMNRLGMIVDLAHVSPKVMHDALDVSNAPLVWSHSNAFTLCDHPRNVPDDVLDRVAENNGIVMATFVPDFISQASRDWHRPAKDQYGKTPDGMDYQKAEAEIVAKSGPRPTATLAQYCDHLDYLAKRIGYDHIGIGSDFFGGVAPEGLEDNSTFPALIAELIRRGWSEEHLEKLAGGNMLRVMRAVEAAAER; translated from the coding sequence ATGGCCCTCGCCAAAACTCCAGTCCAGGACAATGCCTATGCCGCGGCGCTCGCTCTGCTCGAGCGCGCCCCGCTGATCGACGGCCATAACGACCTGCCCTACGTGATCCGGCTCGATGCCAAGGCGAAGGGCGATGTCGCAGCCTATGACCTGACCAAGGTCCATCCCGAGACCGACACCGACATTCCGCGCATGCAGGCGGGCAAGCTCGCGGGCCAGTTCTTCGCAGCCTATGTGCCGCCGAACCACCCCAAGCCCGCCGGCTTCGCGCTGGCCCAGATCGCGCTGATGCAGAATGTGCTCGCGAAGCATCCGAAGGTCTTCCGCCCCGGCCTCTCCGCCGCCGATGTCGAGGCCGCGAAGACCGAGGGCAGGATCGCCCTGTTCATGACGATCGAGAACGGCTCGGCGATCGACAACGAGCTCGACGCCCTCGACGCTTATTCAGCCCTTGGCGTGCGCCTGATGACGCTCTGCCATAACGGCACGCATGACTGGTGCGATTCGGCGACCGATGCCCCGCGCCATAACGGCCTTTCCGCTTTCGGCAAGGACGTGGTCCGGCGGATGAACAGGCTCGGCATGATCGTCGACCTCGCCCATGTCTCGCCGAAGGTGATGCATGATGCGCTCGACGTCAGCAATGCGCCGCTCGTCTGGTCCCACTCGAACGCGTTCACGCTCTGCGACCACCCCCGCAACGTGCCTGACGATGTGCTCGATCGCGTCGCCGAGAACAACGGCATCGTCATGGCGACCTTCGTGCCTGACTTCATCAGCCAGGCCTCGCGCGACTGGCACCGTCCCGCCAAGGACCAGTACGGCAAGACGCCGGACGGCATGGACTACCAGAAGGCCGAGGCAGAGATCGTCGCCAAATCCGGCCCGCGCCCGACGGCGACGCTGGCGCAGTATTGCGACCATCTCGACTATCTCGCCAAGCGCATCGGCTACGACCATATCGGCATCGGCTCGGACTTCTTCGGCGGCGTCGCTCCGGAAGGGCTGGAGGACAACTCGACCTTCCCGGCCCTGATCGCCGAATTGATTCGCCGTGGTTGGTCGGAAGAGCACCTGGAGAAGCTCGCGGGTGGCAACATGCTGCGCGTGATGCGTGCTGTGGAGGCGGCGGCGGAGCGCTGA
- a CDS encoding heparin lyase I family protein, whose amino-acid sequence MVLRVLAAAGFASLSLFCPGAGRAEEVLPAFQADFETACIAAEDWKISSLLDKSVRADRIRCVGERGGGDGGRVLSVTVKPGDAYDPDPGSSATERAEIQMTRELIRFDTTTWYSFQFRVEAPWLTRKNRTVIQQIKQNIDPRYEKGRGGEEICDPGNPLFKIEVDSDGKTPIFRAKSAGTETCGDSVGQVHFCGDWPIAPGDWHRVNVSIRPSQKAGESHLQLWLDGRACPAYRGVLGYPRYGMTKAGKPVIDAQPRFGIYRDALPDVSQTIQFNDIAFWTRSPAGHPAWGGIDIPSD is encoded by the coding sequence GTGGTTCTTCGCGTTCTTGCCGCGGCGGGGTTCGCCTCCTTGTCGTTGTTCTGCCCAGGCGCCGGTCGCGCGGAGGAGGTCCTTCCGGCGTTCCAGGCGGATTTCGAGACAGCCTGCATCGCGGCCGAGGACTGGAAGATCTCGTCGCTGCTGGACAAATCGGTTCGCGCCGATCGTATCCGATGCGTCGGGGAACGGGGGGGCGGAGATGGCGGGCGCGTCCTAAGCGTTACCGTCAAGCCGGGCGATGCCTATGATCCCGATCCTGGCTCCTCGGCGACGGAGCGCGCCGAGATCCAGATGACGCGCGAGCTCATCCGCTTCGATACCACGACCTGGTACAGTTTTCAGTTCCGGGTCGAGGCTCCGTGGCTGACACGAAAGAACCGCACCGTCATCCAGCAGATCAAGCAGAATATCGATCCGCGCTACGAGAAGGGCAGGGGCGGAGAAGAGATCTGCGATCCCGGCAATCCGCTTTTCAAGATCGAGGTGGATTCGGACGGCAAGACTCCGATCTTCCGCGCCAAGAGTGCCGGCACCGAGACATGCGGCGACAGCGTCGGGCAGGTCCATTTCTGCGGCGACTGGCCAATCGCCCCGGGGGACTGGCACCGGGTCAATGTTTCGATACGGCCGAGCCAGAAGGCCGGCGAGAGCCATTTGCAGCTCTGGCTCGATGGGCGCGCCTGTCCCGCCTATCGCGGCGTGCTCGGATATCCGCGCTACGGCATGACGAAGGCAGGCAAGCCGGTCATCGATGCACAGCCGCGCTTCGGCATCTATCGCGATGCACTGCCCGATGTCTCGCAGACCATTCAGTTCAATGACATCGCCTTTTGGACCCGCAGCCCTGCCGGGCATCCGGCGTGGGGCGGTATCGATATCCCATCGGATTGA
- the murI gene encoding glutamate racemase, with protein sequence MRVDLLAGTAYGAAVMPRRQPTILVFDSGLGGLTVLAETTRARPDARIVYAADDAGFPYGRLSEAELIDRVLQVMERLIARCHPDLVVIACNTASTLVLPALRARFTIPFVGTVPAIKPAAECTRSGLISVLATPGTVARDYTRGLIEAYAACCEVTLVGSTGLAGLAEAALKGETVDDAAILAELEPCFVEHDSVRTDVITLSCTHYPLLLERMRRVAPWSVTWIDPAPAIARRISQLLGPAAPPPFSAAGDAPAIFTSGAGISGPLRIALAGYGLSQVLIEPFPLMN encoded by the coding sequence ATGCGGGTCGATCTTCTGGCCGGAACAGCCTATGGCGCAGCCGTGATGCCACGCCGCCAACCCACCATTCTGGTCTTCGATTCCGGGCTCGGCGGCCTGACAGTGCTGGCAGAGACCACGCGCGCCCGCCCGGACGCACGCATCGTCTACGCCGCCGATGACGCCGGCTTCCCCTATGGCCGCCTCAGCGAAGCGGAACTCATCGACCGCGTCCTGCAGGTCATGGAACGCCTGATCGCGCGCTGCCATCCTGATCTTGTGGTGATCGCCTGCAACACCGCATCGACTCTGGTGCTGCCGGCGCTGCGCGCCCGCTTCACCATCCCCTTCGTCGGCACCGTCCCGGCGATCAAGCCAGCAGCCGAGTGCACCCGCAGCGGCCTGATCTCGGTCCTGGCGACGCCTGGAACCGTCGCCCGCGACTATACGCGCGGCCTGATCGAGGCCTATGCGGCGTGCTGCGAGGTCACGCTGGTCGGCTCGACCGGCCTCGCCGGCCTCGCCGAAGCCGCACTCAAGGGTGAAACGGTCGACGACGCGGCAATCCTTGCGGAACTTGAACCCTGCTTCGTCGAACACGACAGCGTACGGACCGACGTGATCACCCTCTCCTGCACGCATTATCCACTGCTGCTCGAACGCATGCGCCGGGTGGCACCGTGGTCCGTCACCTGGATCGACCCTGCCCCCGCCATCGCCCGGCGGATTTCCCAATTGCTGGGCCCTGCGGCGCCCCCACCATTCAGCGCGGCTGGCGACGCGCCGGCGATCTTCACGAGCGGGGCCGGCATCAGCGGACCGCTGCGCATTGCACTCGCCGGCTACGGGCTGTCCCAGGTCCTGATCGAGCCATTTCCGCTGATGAATTGA
- a CDS encoding TonB-dependent hemoglobin/transferrin/lactoferrin family receptor → MGGHSGGLRYGVALGVLALMTASQAGAQQRVRAAQQPVPLQAADGPVVLDTITVQGEGISGTPLVTGPTTTRTTREELDRQQVQSISDLANRVEAGISFNRQNNSINIRGLDGPRVLTTVDGIRQPFLTDTRIDRSSTNAFDFDALSTLDLLRGGSGASVLGSGALGGVLAVRTLDPKDLIKGGRQVGALAKTGYDSTDEAWFGSAAVAARLQQTFFLLQGSFRDGHETGNRGTIDSIGPTRTMPNPTDFTQYGLLAKIQHYVDDVHRFGITGELFKREDRVNVLTSTVSPTGNFRPGNYDTGEDVERQRVSLTYDYKLPGGFLDEAHANLYWQNVKRNALVSAYRFTSVIGPYTRNNETEQEAFGFNGHVVKNFQTGIFSHGITLGTELRTTTLTQYSAGVDNCRRPYTGAFSACNNLHTNQADQPKVDGNAIGIFAHDEIGMLDNRLRLTPGVRFDWYEEKPQNTPAYANGGSSPVGLPPSSSDSAWSPRVRLEYDILKNVGMFKDVTAFAQWSKGFRAPTASELYGRFGAVGTYLRIGDATLRPETSNGIDVGFRFGDRAFGGSVTYFHTNYRNFIETVQIAPPDALYPQGGIQGPRNVARAEIQGVEANFQYAFAENWLARGSFAYTRGQNKDNNTFLNSIPPMQGIVAIAYGTEIWGAEVSTKLAAARDDVAATTGTNTGFKAPGYAIFNASAWWRPTKLADIELQVGVYNIFDRKYFDAVNVPTGTLAQARDYYSEPGRTVKATLKYQF, encoded by the coding sequence ATGGGCGGGCATTCTGGCGGGCTGCGTTACGGCGTGGCGCTTGGCGTTCTTGCGTTGATGACGGCGTCACAGGCAGGCGCGCAGCAGCGGGTTCGGGCCGCACAACAGCCGGTTCCTCTTCAAGCCGCCGACGGTCCTGTCGTTCTGGACACCATCACCGTCCAGGGGGAGGGAATCAGCGGCACGCCGTTGGTCACCGGGCCGACGACCACCCGCACGACGCGCGAAGAACTCGACAGGCAGCAGGTCCAGAGCATTTCCGACCTGGCCAACCGGGTTGAAGCGGGCATCAGCTTCAATCGCCAGAATAACAGCATCAATATTCGCGGCCTCGACGGCCCGCGCGTGCTGACCACGGTCGACGGTATCAGGCAGCCGTTCCTGACCGATACCCGGATCGACCGCAGTTCGACCAACGCCTTCGACTTCGATGCGTTGTCCACGCTCGACCTGCTGCGCGGCGGCAGCGGCGCCAGCGTGCTCGGCTCCGGGGCTCTGGGGGGCGTACTCGCTGTCCGCACGCTCGACCCCAAGGACCTGATCAAGGGCGGCCGCCAGGTCGGTGCGCTCGCCAAGACCGGCTATGACAGCACCGACGAGGCCTGGTTCGGCAGTGCCGCGGTGGCGGCACGACTGCAGCAGACCTTTTTCCTGCTCCAGGGCAGCTTCCGCGACGGGCATGAGACGGGCAACAGGGGGACGATCGACAGCATCGGCCCGACCCGAACGATGCCCAACCCGACGGATTTCACGCAGTACGGGCTGCTCGCGAAGATCCAGCATTATGTCGACGACGTGCACCGGTTCGGTATTACGGGCGAGTTGTTCAAGCGCGAGGACAGGGTCAACGTCCTCACCTCCACGGTGTCGCCCACCGGCAATTTCCGCCCGGGCAACTATGACACCGGCGAGGATGTCGAGCGCCAGCGCGTCTCGCTGACCTATGATTACAAGTTGCCGGGTGGCTTCCTCGACGAGGCCCACGCCAATCTCTACTGGCAGAACGTCAAGCGTAACGCCCTGGTCTCAGCCTACCGTTTCACCAGCGTGATCGGTCCCTATACCCGCAACAACGAGACCGAGCAGGAGGCCTTCGGCTTCAACGGCCATGTCGTGAAGAACTTCCAGACTGGCATCTTCTCGCACGGCATCACGCTCGGCACCGAACTGCGCACGACGACGCTGACCCAGTATTCGGCCGGTGTCGACAATTGCCGCCGCCCCTATACCGGCGCCTTCAGCGCCTGCAACAACCTGCACACCAATCAGGCCGACCAGCCGAAGGTCGACGGCAATGCGATCGGCATCTTCGCGCATGACGAGATCGGCATGCTCGATAACCGCCTGCGCCTGACGCCTGGCGTCCGGTTCGACTGGTATGAGGAGAAGCCGCAGAACACGCCGGCCTATGCCAATGGCGGCTCCAGCCCGGTCGGCTTGCCGCCGTCCTCCAGCGACAGCGCCTGGTCGCCGCGGGTTCGGCTTGAATACGACATCCTCAAGAATGTCGGCATGTTCAAGGACGTGACGGCCTTCGCGCAATGGTCGAAGGGTTTTCGCGCGCCGACTGCAAGTGAGCTCTATGGCCGCTTCGGTGCGGTTGGGACCTATCTGCGCATCGGCGACGCCACGCTGCGCCCGGAAACCAGCAACGGCATCGATGTCGGCTTCCGCTTCGGTGACCGGGCTTTTGGCGGGTCGGTGACCTATTTCCACACCAATTACCGCAACTTCATCGAGACCGTGCAGATCGCACCGCCGGATGCGCTCTACCCGCAGGGTGGCATCCAGGGGCCGCGGAACGTCGCGCGCGCCGAGATCCAGGGCGTCGAGGCGAATTTCCAGTATGCCTTCGCCGAGAACTGGCTGGCGCGCGGCTCCTTCGCCTATACCCGGGGGCAGAACAAGGACAACAATACGTTCCTGAATTCGATTCCGCCGATGCAGGGTATCGTCGCAATCGCCTATGGAACAGAGATCTGGGGCGCCGAGGTCTCGACCAAGCTCGCTGCAGCGCGTGACGATGTTGCTGCAACGACGGGCACGAATACCGGTTTCAAGGCTCCGGGCTATGCGATCTTCAACGCTTCGGCCTGGTGGCGGCCGACGAAGCTCGCCGATATCGAGCTGCAGGTCGGCGTCTACAACATCTTCGACCGCAAGTACTTCGATGCGGTCAACGTTCCGACGGGCACGCTTGCCCAGGCGCGCGACTACTACAGCGAGCCGGGGCGCACGGTGAAGGCGACGCTGAAATACCAGTTCTGA
- a CDS encoding helix-turn-helix domain-containing GNAT family N-acetyltransferase, translating into MAATDSPAIAAIRRFNRFHTRWIGALGGSLHGSGFALTEARVLYELAQRDDWLASELARELALDPAYLSRILKRFAAAGWLRRERSPDDGRASHLLLTREGHDAFRPLDEASRDQARSILARLGQAEQADLVEALGTAERLLSGARERKRQPFIREHRPGDIGWVISAHGRLYAEDYGWDISFEALVAEIAAKFLRDFLPGKERCFIAELDGMPVGSAFVVRESDEVAKLRLVLVEKRGQGLGLGKALVQEAVEFAQSAGYRRMILWTNDILHVARGIYIAAGFRLIAEEAHHSFGQDLVGQNWELELGR; encoded by the coding sequence ATGGCCGCCACAGATAGCCCCGCGATCGCTGCGATCCGACGCTTCAACCGCTTCCACACGCGCTGGATTGGAGCACTTGGTGGCAGCCTGCACGGTTCAGGTTTCGCGTTGACTGAGGCGCGCGTGCTCTATGAGCTGGCTCAACGTGACGATTGGCTCGCAAGCGAGCTGGCACGCGAGCTTGCCCTCGATCCGGCCTATCTCTCCCGTATCCTCAAGCGCTTTGCTGCGGCCGGCTGGCTGAGACGCGAACGTTCTCCCGACGACGGGCGGGCTTCGCACCTGTTGCTGACGCGAGAGGGGCATGACGCCTTTCGACCGCTGGATGAAGCGTCACGCGATCAGGCCAGATCGATTCTGGCGCGGCTCGGACAGGCTGAACAGGCGGATCTGGTCGAGGCGCTGGGAACCGCCGAGCGGCTACTGTCTGGAGCCCGCGAGCGAAAGCGGCAACCGTTCATCCGCGAGCACAGGCCCGGGGATATCGGCTGGGTGATATCGGCGCATGGCCGGCTCTATGCGGAAGACTATGGCTGGGACATCAGCTTCGAGGCGCTGGTCGCGGAGATCGCGGCGAAATTCCTGCGGGACTTCCTGCCGGGCAAGGAGCGCTGCTTCATTGCGGAGCTGGACGGGATGCCGGTGGGCTCGGCCTTCGTGGTTCGAGAGTCGGACGAGGTTGCCAAACTTCGGCTCGTGCTGGTCGAGAAGCGTGGGCAAGGGCTCGGCCTCGGCAAGGCGTTGGTGCAGGAGGCGGTCGAATTCGCGCAATCGGCTGGTTATCGGCGCATGATCCTGTGGACCAATGATATCCTGCACGTCGCGCGTGGCATCTATATTGCCGCGGGCTTCAGGCTTATCGCCGAGGAGGCACACCATTCCTTCGGGCAGGATCTGGTGGGGCAGAACTGGGAGCTGGAGCTGGGACGCTAA
- a CDS encoding RNA methyltransferase: MTGSGTDRTRPATRTPAPVIILVEPQMAENIGMCARAMANFGLSEMRLVAPRDGWPAGGGLKKGATAAASGATHILENARLYPDAAAATADLNHVLATTARERGQMKRVFTPAEAMPSLAERVGGGERVGILFGRERIGLTNEEISLADAILTFPVNPAFASLNLAQAVLLAGYEWFKTTDGEPPFRENNPSPPATRETVFSMFGYLEGELERCGFFPPGKKPVMTANLRDILHRLEMTEQEARTLRGVFKSLAEGPRHPRPVKASEGE, encoded by the coding sequence ATGACCGGCTCAGGCACTGACCGCACCCGCCCCGCCACGCGGACCCCCGCCCCTGTCATCATTCTGGTCGAACCGCAAATGGCCGAGAACATCGGCATGTGCGCTCGCGCCATGGCGAATTTCGGCCTTTCCGAGATGCGGCTCGTGGCCCCTCGCGATGGCTGGCCCGCCGGTGGAGGCCTCAAGAAGGGCGCAACCGCCGCAGCCTCCGGCGCGACCCATATCCTCGAGAATGCCCGGCTCTACCCCGACGCCGCCGCCGCGACGGCCGATCTCAATCATGTGCTCGCGACCACCGCCCGCGAACGAGGCCAGATGAAGCGCGTCTTCACGCCAGCCGAGGCGATGCCGTCCCTGGCCGAGCGTGTCGGCGGCGGAGAGCGGGTCGGCATCCTGTTCGGTCGCGAGCGCATCGGCCTGACCAATGAAGAGATCTCGCTCGCCGACGCGATCCTGACCTTTCCCGTCAATCCCGCCTTCGCCTCGCTCAATCTTGCCCAGGCCGTGCTGCTGGCCGGTTACGAGTGGTTCAAGACGACGGATGGCGAGCCGCCCTTCCGCGAGAACAATCCCTCGCCGCCCGCGACGCGTGAGACGGTGTTCTCGATGTTCGGCTATCTGGAAGGCGAACTCGAGCGCTGCGGTTTCTTCCCGCCCGGCAAGAAGCCGGTCATGACCGCCAATCTGCGCGACATCCTGCATCGTCTGGAGATGACCGAGCAGGAGGCGCGCACCTTGCGTGGCGTGTTCAAATCCCTGGCGGAAGGGCCGCGGCATCCGCGCCCGGTGAAAGCCTCCGAGGGCGAATAG
- the rpsD gene encoding 30S ribosomal protein S4: protein MSKRHEAKYKIDRRLGQNIWGRPKSPVNRREYGPGQHGQRRKGKPSDFGTQLRAKQKLKGYYGSISEKQFRRYYAEAIRLKGDSGENLVGLLERRLDAVIYRAKFVPTVFAARQFVNHGHVTVNGKRVNITSYQVKPGDVIAVKESSRQLAIVIESAALAERDVPDYIDADHTKFSATYTRTPTLSDVPYAVQMEPNLVIEFYSR, encoded by the coding sequence ATGTCGAAGCGTCATGAGGCGAAATACAAGATTGACCGCCGCCTCGGTCAGAACATCTGGGGCCGCCCGAAGTCCCCGGTCAACCGTCGTGAATACGGCCCCGGCCAGCACGGCCAGCGCCGCAAGGGCAAGCCGTCGGACTTCGGCACGCAGCTGCGCGCCAAGCAGAAGCTGAAGGGCTATTACGGCTCGATCTCCGAGAAGCAGTTCCGCCGTTACTACGCCGAGGCGATCCGCCTGAAGGGCGACTCGGGCGAGAACCTCGTCGGCCTGCTCGAGCGCCGTCTCGACGCGGTGATCTACCGCGCCAAGTTCGTTCCGACGGTGTTTGCTGCTCGCCAGTTCGTCAACCACGGCCACGTCACGGTCAACGGCAAGCGCGTCAACATTACGTCCTACCAGGTGAAGCCGGGTGACGTGATCGCGGTGAAGGAATCCTCCCGCCAGCTCGCCATCGTGATCGAATCGGCTGCGCTCGCCGAGCGCGACGTGCCGGACTACATCGATGCCGACCACACCAAGTTCTCGGCCACCTACACCCGCACCCCGACCCTGTCGGACGTGCCCTACGCGGTGCAGATGGAACCGAACCTGGTCATCGAGTTCTACTCGCGCTGA
- a CDS encoding NAD(P)/FAD-dependent oxidoreductase → MMLDRRTFLMGSTALAAAAAGTPGPALAGDLDVVVIGAGAAGIAAARELKAAGRQVVIIEARNRVGGRAFTDTSLGAAYDAGAMFIHWAERNPWVKIAADLGIPTPNESWGSGFQVFANGQPMSDAERVKRRGAFRQIDRKLETVDISKRDLSVAELLGDLGPDMTPVATSGLLLSIGEESDRISARDYQRLWSGDDFVVPSGYGNLVARHGEGLDIRLGEPVDAIRWDGPGVEITTRSGTLKARACIVTVPVGVLKAGDIRFTPALPARTRDALNGIGMGALTKIALKVEGDRFGIKPGMSYLEAGSPKAMMNVDLFPDDKDIVIAYCGGDYARDLSRAGTAAARDHVTELLAKMVGGSFRKAVTGVSFPAWWTDPFSHGSYSVCRPGFETARDRLAEPIGGRIWIAGEATAGGGAMTVGGATLAGRAAAAAVARLKA, encoded by the coding sequence ATGATGCTCGACCGCCGGACCTTTCTCATGGGCTCAACTGCGCTTGCCGCAGCCGCTGCCGGCACGCCCGGCCCTGCCTTGGCAGGAGATCTCGACGTCGTCGTCATCGGCGCAGGCGCAGCCGGCATCGCGGCCGCACGCGAACTGAAAGCTGCCGGGCGCCAGGTCGTGATCATCGAGGCGCGCAACCGGGTCGGTGGTCGTGCCTTCACCGACACCTCGCTTGGCGCCGCCTATGACGCCGGTGCGATGTTCATCCACTGGGCGGAGCGAAATCCCTGGGTGAAGATCGCCGCCGATCTCGGCATCCCGACGCCGAATGAATCCTGGGGCAGCGGCTTCCAGGTTTTCGCCAACGGGCAACCGATGTCGGATGCCGAGCGGGTCAAACGGCGCGGTGCCTTCAGGCAAATCGACCGCAAGCTCGAAACCGTCGATATCTCGAAGCGCGATCTCTCGGTTGCGGAGCTGCTCGGAGATCTCGGCCCGGATATGACGCCCGTCGCCACCTCCGGGTTGCTGCTCTCGATCGGCGAGGAATCCGATCGCATCTCGGCGCGCGACTACCAGCGCCTGTGGAGCGGCGACGATTTCGTCGTCCCCTCGGGCTACGGCAATCTTGTCGCGCGCCATGGCGAAGGGCTCGATATTCGCCTTGGCGAACCGGTCGATGCCATTCGTTGGGACGGACCCGGCGTCGAGATCACGACGCGCTCGGGGACGCTGAAGGCACGCGCCTGCATCGTCACCGTGCCGGTCGGCGTTCTGAAGGCCGGCGACATCCGCTTCACGCCTGCACTGCCTGCCCGAACCCGCGACGCCCTGAATGGAATCGGCATGGGCGCCCTCACCAAGATCGCGCTCAAGGTCGAGGGCGATCGCTTCGGCATCAAGCCCGGCATGAGCTATCTTGAAGCCGGTTCGCCCAAGGCCATGATGAATGTCGACCTCTTCCCGGACGACAAGGACATCGTCATTGCCTATTGCGGTGGAGACTACGCACGCGACCTTTCCCGTGCGGGAACCGCCGCCGCACGGGATCATGTGACCGAGCTCTTGGCCAAGATGGTCGGCGGGAGCTTTCGCAAGGCCGTCACCGGCGTGTCATTCCCCGCCTGGTGGACCGATCCGTTCTCGCATGGCTCCTATTCGGTCTGCCGCCCCGGCTTCGAGACGGCCCGGGACAGGCTTGCCGAGCCGATCGGCGGGCGCATCTGGATCGCGGGCGAGGCGACGGCCGGTGGCGGTGCGATGACGGTAGGCGGCGCGACCCTGGCGGGGCGGGCGGCGGCAGCGGCCGTGGCGCGGCTGAAAGCTTAG